In Epinephelus lanceolatus isolate andai-2023 chromosome 16, ASM4190304v1, whole genome shotgun sequence, one DNA window encodes the following:
- the mrps18b gene encoding small ribosomal subunit protein mS40: MKMAASFQGIVKVLCRVSPSISHPLRQYQSCLQRLPVRSCPTLSPFGLPSHFFCKATSLQDEVAAQAAEVLCRYKDRPWDYLESEEYIERYGTNSVWVGYRRNHKGGIPPQKTRKTCIRGDKICGNPCPVCRDPNIIIHYQNVKLLQQFISPHSGMVYDPTLTGVCMKQQKKLHETINTARDHGLLPFQIPYVEFSGEDYSNTHDAVGSTPPPHSLTSGDTWYKWYSEITPDETEVAKVKKTYKAYLK; encoded by the exons ATGAAAATGGCGGCCTCCTTCCAAGGCATCGTTAAGGTTTTGTGCCGTGTGTCGCCTTCAATTTCGCATCCATTACGACAGTATCAG TCCTGTCTGCAGAGGCTCCCTGTGAGATCATGCCCCACTCTCTCTCCATTCGGACTTCCAAGTCACTTTTTCTGCAAAGCAACATCACTCCAGGATGAAGTTGCTGCTCAGGCTGCCGAGGTTCTCTGCCGTTACAAGGACAGACCCTGGGATTATCTGGAGAGTGAAG AGTACATTGAGAGATATGGAACCAATTCAGTATGGGTGGGGTATAGGAGGAACCACAAAGGAGGCATCCCCCCACAGAAGACACGCAAGACCTGCATT AGAGGTGACAAGATATGTGGAAACCCCTGTCCGGTTTGTCGGGATCCAAACATTATCATCCACTATCAG AATGTGAAACTGTTGCAGCAGTTCATTAGTCCCCACAGTGGAATGGTGTATGATCCCACTCTGACTG gtgtgtgtatgAAACAGCAGAAGAAGCTTCATGAGACCATCAACACAGCAAGAGATCATG GCTTACTCCCCTTTCAGATTCCATATGTGGAATTTTCAGGGGAGGATTACTCCAATACCCATGATGCTGTGGGGTCCACACCACCTCCTCATTCCTTAACCTCGGGTGACACCTGGTATAAATGGTACAGTGAAATAACACCTGATGAGACTGAAGTGGCCAAGGTGAAGAAGACATACAAGGCTTACTTAAAGTGA